A section of the Synechococcus sp. MU1617 genome encodes:
- a CDS encoding sensor histidine kinase KdpD, protein MTGPSFTDLRQRLAQDVPQGRCDEIGVRRLWWAALETLQQNLLEQGIEGGIWLAAPLPALYEPELLKHLQGWVWAPDQLDQLSPHPTALPGRSSSDEHGPLRGFQRLSLRSDDGDDPLLLVITPEVQVALALHGQAQKRQLLMRCDPATLSDILVLLGRRLEHQSPAQAEQLRKALESIGSLQSNGAWSEQFWPRLTERLTATAPGLMLQPIQAERPPETPSHGDLNLLEAITHEVRTPLATIRTLIRSLLRRKDLADVVVNRLRQIDVECSEQIDRFGLIFHAAELQREPNEANLARTDLQAMLSALAPSWTEQLDRRGIALELDLTVDLPAILSDSRRLEPMLGGLIDRSTRGLPSGSQLTLHLQAAGPRVKLQLHVEHPDRSQTAEAGPAPQREDVGTVLSWDPSTGSLQLSQDATRQMMASLGGRYQPRRDRDITVFFPVHTPGE, encoded by the coding sequence TTGACCGGGCCATCCTTCACCGACCTGCGGCAACGACTTGCGCAGGACGTGCCCCAGGGCCGCTGCGATGAGATTGGTGTCCGGCGGCTTTGGTGGGCTGCTCTGGAAACCCTGCAACAGAACCTGCTCGAGCAGGGCATTGAAGGCGGAATCTGGCTGGCTGCCCCCCTGCCGGCTCTCTATGAACCGGAGTTGCTCAAACATCTGCAGGGATGGGTGTGGGCTCCAGATCAACTGGATCAACTGAGTCCGCATCCAACGGCACTGCCGGGACGGTCCAGCAGCGATGAGCACGGCCCCCTGCGGGGATTCCAACGCTTGTCCCTGCGCTCCGACGACGGGGATGACCCCCTGCTGCTGGTGATCACGCCCGAGGTCCAGGTGGCCCTTGCCCTGCATGGACAAGCCCAGAAGCGTCAGCTGCTGATGCGTTGCGACCCGGCAACGCTCAGTGACATTCTGGTTCTCCTGGGGCGGCGGTTGGAGCACCAGTCACCAGCGCAGGCCGAGCAGCTGCGCAAAGCGCTCGAATCGATCGGCTCCCTGCAGAGCAATGGAGCCTGGTCAGAACAGTTCTGGCCACGTCTCACCGAGCGGCTCACCGCCACAGCCCCCGGGCTGATGCTGCAACCCATCCAGGCTGAGCGCCCACCGGAAACTCCCAGCCATGGCGATCTGAATTTGCTGGAAGCGATCACCCATGAGGTGCGAACACCTCTAGCAACGATCAGAACACTGATCCGCTCTCTGCTGCGGCGAAAGGATCTGGCTGATGTCGTTGTGAATCGCTTGCGGCAGATCGATGTGGAATGCAGCGAGCAGATCGACCGATTTGGCCTGATCTTCCATGCCGCTGAACTGCAACGGGAACCCAATGAAGCCAATCTGGCCCGCACGGATTTGCAGGCCATGCTGAGCGCCCTTGCGCCCAGCTGGACGGAGCAGCTGGATCGTCGCGGGATCGCCCTGGAGCTGGATCTCACCGTTGACCTGCCGGCAATCCTCAGTGACTCCCGGCGACTGGAACCGATGCTCGGGGGTCTGATCGACCGCAGCACTAGGGGGCTCCCCTCCGGCAGTCAGCTCACCCTTCACCTCCAGGCAGCGGGTCCGCGGGTGAAGCTTCAGCTGCATGTGGAGCATCCCGACAGGAGCCAAACCGCGGAGGCCGGCCCGGCTCCCCAGCGCGAAGACGTGGGGACCGTCCTGAGCTGGGATCCGAGCACCGGAAGCCTGCAACTAAGCCAGGATGCGACCCGCCAGATGATGGCCAGCCTGGGGGGGCGCTATCAGCCCAGGCGAGACCGCGACATCACCGTTTTCTTCCCGGTGCACACCCCCGGAGAGTGA
- a CDS encoding anthranilate synthase component I family protein: MFSPDRDAFHQAVCSGANLIPLAQSWPADLETPLTTWIKVGDGRPPGVLLESVEGGETLGRWSVIACDPLWTASARKDRLTRTWRDGREETLNGNPFESLRDCLTPYSCVNLPGLPPLGQLYGVWGYELIQWIEPTVAVHPRAAADPPDGIWMLMDAILIFDQVKRQITAVAFGDLSNGADEEQAWQTAIGRIEALRQRMDAPLPAVKPLTWDASSKELPAVRSNRSRDEFEAAVDTAKEHIAAGDVFQLVISQRLETEVPQSPLELYRSLRMVNPSPYMAFFDFGDWQLIGSSPEVMVQAEPAADGIHASLRPIAGTRPRGATPLEDRELEADLLADPKERAEHVMLVDLGRNDLGRVCQPGSVAVQDLMVIERYSHVMHIVSQVEGRLGPTHDVWDLLMAAFPAGTVSGAPKIRAMQLIHDLEPDARGPYSGVYGSVDLAGALNTAITIRTMVVQPRDGGGCQVKVQAGAGVVADSQPTAEFEETLNKARGMLTALACLNPPE, translated from the coding sequence ATGTTCAGTCCCGATCGCGACGCCTTTCATCAGGCTGTTTGCAGTGGTGCCAACCTGATTCCTCTGGCTCAGAGTTGGCCCGCCGATCTTGAAACACCCCTCACCACCTGGATCAAGGTGGGCGATGGAAGACCTCCAGGCGTGCTGCTGGAGTCTGTCGAGGGTGGTGAAACCCTGGGGCGATGGAGTGTGATCGCCTGTGATCCTCTCTGGACGGCGTCGGCCCGGAAGGATCGTCTGACGCGCACCTGGCGCGACGGTCGTGAAGAGACGTTGAACGGCAATCCATTCGAATCCCTGCGCGACTGCCTCACGCCTTACTCCTGCGTCAACCTGCCGGGCCTCCCTCCGCTTGGACAGCTCTATGGCGTTTGGGGCTACGAACTGATCCAGTGGATCGAACCCACCGTCGCTGTTCACCCTCGAGCTGCTGCCGATCCCCCGGATGGGATCTGGATGTTGATGGACGCGATCCTGATTTTTGATCAGGTGAAACGACAGATCACCGCCGTCGCCTTCGGCGACCTCTCCAACGGGGCGGATGAGGAGCAGGCCTGGCAAACCGCTATCGGACGGATCGAAGCCCTGCGCCAGCGGATGGACGCACCTCTGCCCGCCGTCAAACCACTGACCTGGGACGCAAGCAGCAAAGAGCTTCCCGCAGTGCGCTCCAACCGCAGCCGCGATGAATTCGAAGCCGCCGTCGACACCGCCAAGGAACACATTGCAGCAGGCGATGTGTTCCAACTGGTGATCAGTCAGCGCCTGGAAACCGAGGTACCTCAATCACCCCTGGAGCTTTACCGAAGTCTGCGGATGGTGAATCCATCCCCTTACATGGCGTTCTTCGACTTTGGGGACTGGCAACTGATTGGCTCCAGTCCAGAGGTGATGGTTCAAGCCGAACCGGCTGCTGATGGCATCCACGCCAGCCTGCGGCCCATCGCCGGAACTCGGCCCCGCGGCGCCACGCCCCTGGAGGACCGCGAGCTGGAAGCTGACCTGCTGGCCGATCCCAAGGAACGGGCAGAGCACGTGATGCTGGTTGATCTGGGCCGCAATGACCTCGGCAGGGTTTGCCAGCCCGGAAGCGTGGCGGTGCAAGACCTGATGGTGATCGAGCGCTACTCCCACGTGATGCACATCGTCAGCCAAGTCGAAGGACGCCTGGGCCCGACGCACGATGTGTGGGATCTGCTGATGGCGGCTTTTCCCGCCGGCACCGTCAGCGGCGCACCGAAAATCCGTGCGATGCAACTCATCCACGATCTTGAGCCCGATGCGCGTGGCCCCTATTCCGGGGTCTACGGATCCGTTGATCTGGCCGGGGCCCTCAACACGGCGATCACGATCCGCACCATGGTGGTACAACCCCGCGATGGCGGAGGATGCCAGGTCAAAGTGCAGGCCGGTGCCGGCGTTGTTGCCGATTCACAGCCGACGGCAGAGTTTGAGGAAACCCTGAACAAGGCCCGGGGAATGCTGACCGCACTGGCGTGCCTGAATCCACCGGAATGA
- the rodA gene encoding rod shape-determining protein RodA, whose protein sequence is MFSRRDRRRSHREWVLWGVPLGMITIAGVLIASTQRQADYADWYHHWITAAFGVLLALGLERLPLQRLQPLLVPVYALTVISLVAVRVIGTTALGAQRWISIGGVHVQPSEFAKIAAILLVAAVLSRHPVERPIDLMRPLGVIAVPWLLVFIQPDLGTSLVFGALMLTMLYWSGMPIEWVILLLSPLVTALLSGLLPWAMGLWIPLMVVLAYRSLPWKRLAATATLAVHGAMAAVTPWLWMHGLKDYQRDRLVLFLDPSQDPLGGGYHLLQSTVGIGSGGVLGTGLLQGQLTKLRFIPEQHTDFIFSALGEETGFVGCLLVVLGFAALMARLLQIARNARTDFESLVVIGIGTMLMFQVVVNIFMTIGLGPVTGIPLPFLSYGRSAMVVNFIALGLCLSVVRQSRRSLAQLR, encoded by the coding sequence ATGTTCAGCCGACGTGACCGCCGCAGATCGCACCGGGAGTGGGTGCTCTGGGGTGTTCCGCTCGGGATGATCACCATCGCAGGGGTGCTGATCGCCAGCACCCAACGCCAGGCGGACTATGCCGACTGGTATCACCACTGGATCACCGCGGCCTTCGGAGTGCTGCTGGCGCTGGGACTGGAACGGCTGCCGCTGCAGCGTCTCCAGCCTCTTTTGGTTCCCGTCTACGCCCTAACAGTGATCAGCCTTGTGGCGGTGCGCGTCATTGGAACTACAGCGCTGGGCGCCCAACGCTGGATCAGCATTGGCGGGGTTCATGTTCAACCATCGGAATTCGCCAAGATCGCAGCGATCCTGCTCGTGGCAGCGGTGTTGTCGCGACACCCAGTGGAACGACCGATTGATCTAATGCGCCCGCTCGGGGTAATCGCGGTGCCTTGGCTGCTGGTGTTCATCCAGCCTGATCTCGGCACATCGCTCGTGTTCGGCGCCCTGATGCTCACGATGCTGTATTGGTCGGGGATGCCAATCGAGTGGGTAATTCTGTTGTTATCACCCCTGGTGACGGCCCTGCTCTCAGGCCTTCTCCCGTGGGCCATGGGCCTCTGGATCCCGCTGATGGTGGTTCTTGCCTACCGCTCCCTGCCCTGGAAACGGCTGGCGGCGACAGCAACCCTGGCCGTCCACGGCGCCATGGCGGCTGTGACGCCATGGCTCTGGATGCATGGTCTAAAGGACTATCAACGGGACCGTTTGGTGCTTTTCCTCGACCCCAGTCAGGATCCATTGGGCGGGGGCTATCACCTGCTCCAGAGCACCGTGGGCATTGGTTCAGGCGGCGTCTTGGGCACAGGTCTTCTTCAAGGACAACTGACCAAACTTCGTTTCATCCCTGAACAGCACACCGATTTCATCTTCAGCGCCCTGGGCGAGGAAACCGGTTTTGTTGGCTGTCTTCTGGTGGTTCTTGGCTTTGCAGCCTTGATGGCTCGATTGCTCCAGATCGCGCGCAATGCCCGCACCGACTTCGAATCACTCGTGGTGATCGGGATCGGCACGATGCTGATGTTCCAGGTGGTGGTCAACATCTTTATGACCATCGGCCTGGGCCCCGTCACAGGGATCCCCCTGCCCTTCCTCAGCTATGGACGCTCAGCCATGGTGGTGAACTTCATCGCGCTCGGCCTCTGCCTGTCGGTGGTCCGGCAAAGCCGTCGCTCCTTGGCGCAACTCCGTTGA
- a CDS encoding photosystem I reaction center subunit II PsaD, protein MAATALNGQLPQHIASTGGLLNSAETEEKYAITWTSKTEQAFELPTGGAALMNSGENLMYFARKEQCLALGTQLRTKFKPRIEDYKIYRIYPGGDTEFLHPKDGVFSEKVNEGRPMVGHNPRRIGQNVNPANIKFSGRNTFDA, encoded by the coding sequence ATGGCAGCAACGGCGTTGAACGGTCAACTTCCTCAGCACATCGCCAGCACGGGCGGCCTTCTGAACTCTGCGGAGACCGAAGAGAAATACGCGATCACCTGGACCAGCAAGACAGAACAGGCTTTTGAGCTCCCCACCGGTGGCGCCGCTCTGATGAATTCAGGTGAAAACCTGATGTATTTCGCTCGCAAGGAACAGTGCCTCGCCCTCGGCACCCAGCTGCGCACGAAGTTCAAGCCCCGGATCGAGGACTACAAGATCTACCGGATCTACCCCGGTGGTGACACCGAGTTCCTGCATCCCAAGGATGGTGTGTTCTCCGAGAAGGTGAACGAAGGTCGTCCCATGGTGGGCCACAACCCCCGTCGCATTGGCCAAAACGTCAACCCCGCCAATATCAAGTTCAGCGGCCGCAACACCTTCGACGCCTGA
- a CDS encoding Mrp/NBP35 family ATP-binding protein — translation MTPVEQANQALQQVKDAGSGKTALELGWIEQIRITPPRAVFRLSLPGFAQSQRDRIVAEARGALMALDGIDDVQIEIGQPPSQGGIGQAGHGQPAERQSIPGVRQVIAVSSGKGGVGKSTVAVNLACALAQSGLRVGLLDADIYGPNAPTMLGVADQTPEVQGSGDQQRIVPIETCGIAMVSMGLLIDDHQPVIWRGPMLNGIIRQFLYQAEWGERDVLIVDLPPGTGDAQLSLSQAVPMAGVVIVTTPQQVSLQDARRGLAMFRQMGIPVLGVVENMSAFIPPDRPDCRYALFGSGGGAQLAADYDVPLLAQIPMEMPVQEGGDTGRPIVINRSDSASAAEFKGLAEAVLQAVTQPV, via the coding sequence ATGACCCCGGTCGAGCAGGCCAACCAAGCCCTCCAGCAAGTCAAAGATGCCGGCAGTGGCAAAACGGCCCTGGAGCTCGGCTGGATCGAACAGATTCGTATCACCCCTCCTCGGGCAGTGTTTCGCCTCAGCCTTCCAGGCTTCGCCCAAAGCCAGCGTGACCGCATCGTGGCTGAGGCACGGGGCGCTCTGATGGCGCTCGATGGCATTGATGACGTGCAGATCGAGATCGGCCAACCGCCAAGCCAGGGGGGCATTGGCCAAGCCGGCCATGGTCAGCCGGCTGAACGCCAGTCGATCCCCGGCGTCCGCCAGGTGATTGCAGTGAGCAGCGGCAAGGGCGGCGTCGGCAAGAGCACCGTCGCCGTCAATCTGGCCTGCGCCCTCGCCCAGTCCGGCCTGCGGGTGGGACTCCTTGACGCCGATATCTACGGGCCGAACGCACCCACCATGCTGGGCGTCGCAGACCAAACGCCGGAGGTACAGGGCAGCGGCGATCAGCAGCGGATCGTCCCGATCGAGACCTGCGGCATCGCCATGGTGTCGATGGGTCTGCTGATCGACGATCACCAACCTGTGATCTGGCGCGGCCCGATGCTCAACGGCATCATTCGGCAGTTCCTGTATCAGGCCGAATGGGGTGAGCGGGACGTTCTCATCGTTGATCTGCCGCCCGGCACCGGTGATGCGCAGCTCTCCCTGTCCCAAGCAGTGCCGATGGCCGGTGTTGTGATCGTGACCACCCCCCAACAGGTTTCGCTGCAAGATGCCCGACGGGGTCTCGCCATGTTCCGGCAGATGGGCATTCCCGTCCTCGGCGTGGTGGAGAACATGAGCGCCTTCATCCCTCCGGACCGTCCCGACTGCCGCTATGCCCTCTTCGGCAGTGGCGGCGGCGCCCAACTCGCCGCGGACTACGACGTTCCCCTACTGGCTCAGATCCCCATGGAAATGCCTGTGCAGGAAGGCGGTGACACGGGACGACCGATCGTGATCAACCGCAGCGACTCCGCCAGCGCCGCTGAGTTCAAGGGCCTCGCTGAAGCTGTGCTCCAGGCCGTCACTCAGCCCGTCTGA
- the gshA gene encoding glutamate--cysteine ligase: protein MTAHPLLLKGFEVELFTGQTNGANVGVATDVARELPGFVTEPDCRNLEYVTDPIRDYAELPEALLAPRRTLRRWLQERELTLLPGSTMSLGNSSRFERSDPDNAYHALIEQLYGTRVVTASIHINLGITDLDWLFAAVRLVRCEAALLLALSASSPFLDGRSTNNHSQRWHQFPITPPAVPLFRDHEHYIQWVEEQLATGAMRNERHLWTSVRPNGPRRPYDLNRLELRICDLVTNPHELLAITCLLELRLLALKNNIESLDPLCSSSLSADELVQLADSNDAAVARSSLNAELRHWQDGRAISCRDWLLELIDQMAPLAESLQLSACLKPLHGLLADGNQAMRWETAHSQGQSIEDLLQKGIQRMEKEEGISTGEACLG, encoded by the coding sequence ATGACAGCGCACCCCCTTCTTCTGAAAGGCTTCGAGGTGGAACTGTTTACCGGTCAAACCAACGGAGCCAATGTGGGCGTCGCCACCGACGTGGCCAGGGAACTGCCTGGCTTCGTGACAGAACCGGACTGTCGCAATCTCGAATACGTCACCGACCCGATCCGGGATTACGCCGAACTGCCCGAGGCGTTGCTTGCTCCCCGGCGGACGCTGCGGCGGTGGCTACAGGAAAGGGAGCTGACGCTTCTCCCCGGCAGCACCATGAGCCTGGGTAACAGCAGCCGATTCGAACGATCTGACCCCGACAACGCCTACCACGCTCTGATTGAACAGCTGTACGGCACCAGAGTCGTGACAGCCAGCATTCACATCAACCTCGGGATCACAGATCTCGACTGGTTGTTTGCAGCGGTCCGGCTCGTGCGCTGCGAAGCGGCTCTGCTGCTCGCCCTCAGTGCCAGTTCTCCCTTCTTGGATGGGCGCAGCACCAACAACCACTCCCAGCGATGGCACCAATTCCCCATAACGCCGCCTGCGGTTCCTCTCTTTAGGGATCACGAGCACTACATCCAGTGGGTGGAGGAGCAACTGGCCACGGGTGCCATGCGCAACGAACGTCACCTGTGGACATCCGTTCGGCCCAATGGTCCACGGCGCCCCTACGACCTCAACCGGTTGGAGTTACGGATCTGTGATCTGGTCACCAATCCCCATGAGCTGCTAGCGATCACCTGTCTGCTGGAGCTGAGGCTGCTGGCCCTCAAAAACAACATCGAAAGCCTCGATCCCCTCTGCAGCAGCTCCCTATCCGCCGACGAACTGGTTCAACTGGCCGACAGCAATGACGCCGCCGTCGCCCGATCCAGCCTGAACGCTGAACTCCGGCATTGGCAGGATGGTCGTGCCATCAGTTGCAGGGACTGGCTGCTGGAGCTGATTGATCAGATGGCTCCCCTGGCCGAATCACTCCAGCTCAGCGCCTGCTTGAAGCCTTTGCATGGCCTGCTCGCCGATGGGAATCAGGCCATGCGCTGGGAAACGGCGCATAGCCAAGGCCAATCCATCGAAGACCTGCTTCAAAAAGGTATCCAGCGGATGGAGAAGGAGGAAGGGATCTCCACCGGGGAAGCCTGTTTGGGATGA